One genomic window of Centroberyx gerrardi isolate f3 chromosome 15, fCenGer3.hap1.cur.20231027, whole genome shotgun sequence includes the following:
- the slc3a1 gene encoding amino acid transporter heavy chain SLC3A1: MKYHLATVEWERKVEGGFLCHCMKVKRASRSMELGECTRNLGFQEAGGGQPPEADSTTTTDDPGEENRDSTGVHLDSDAAEYTQIKPYAGMPKEVLLLYSSQARYRVPRQILFWLTMACTLALVALTVTVIVLSPRCLSWWQASPVYQVYPRSFRDSDGDGVGDLKGIQEQLDYFQYLNIKSVWISPFYRSPMRDFGYDVEDFRAIDPLFGTMQDFDELLAELHDKGLKLIMDFIPNHTSDRHRWFNLSRAGDEHYRDYYVWTDCNETEPRPNNWVSVFGNSSWTYDEVRGKCYLHQFLKEQPDLNFRNPHVRKEMMDIIRFWLGKGVDGFRMDAVKHLLEAVHLRDEPQVDPSKPPESITSEWDLHHDYTTSQLGLHDLLREWRAEMDIYSREPGRYRFMVTESYDYHEVDKTMMYYSTPLVKESDFPFNFYLLDLPQNTSGLWVQQLVHLWMANMPKGQWPNWVVGNHDKPRIASSAGQNYVRVINMLLLTLPGTATTYYGEEIGMENINVTQSQIQDPAGKYNASASRDPQRSPMQWSGEVNAGFNNKTNITWLPVHPDYSTVNVEAQKKDEGSVLAQYRFLNTLRQSELPLHRGWFCYVHADTNVFSFLRELGGLNRAFLIVLNFGKETAVTDLSSVSELPDQLMVLMSTDRVNDGKVVHKSRIQTAAGEGLVIQYSTHIRFNPNHPTQCYVSEKACYLGALDILYKC; encoded by the exons ATGAAATATCACCTAGCTACTgtagagtgggagagaaaagtGGAAGGAGGTTTTTTGTGTCACTGTATGAAGGTAAAGAGGGCCAGT CGGAGTATGGAGCTAGGAGAATGCACCAGAAACTTGGGCTTCCAGGAGGCAGGTGGAGGGCAACCACCGGAGGCGGattccaccaccaccaccgacGACCCCGGCGAGGAGAACCGGGACTCCACCGGGGTGCACCTGGACTCGGACGCCGCTGAGTACACGCAGATCAAACCGTACGCCGGGATGCCCAAGGAGGTCTTGCTGCTGTACTCCAGCCAAGCCCGGTACCGAGTGCCCCGCCAGATCCTGTTCTGGCTGACGATGGCCTGCACCCTGGCCTTGGTGGCGCTGACGGTCACGGTGATCGTCCTGTCGCCTCGGTGCCTGAGCTGGTGGCAGGCCTCCCCGGTGTACCAGGTCTACCCCCGCTCCTTCAGAGACTCAGACGGCGACGGGGTCGGAGACCTCAAAG GTATCCAAGAGCAGCTGGATTATTTCCAGTACCTGAACATCAAGTCAGTTTGGATCAGTCCCTTCTACCGCTCTCCCATGAGGGACTTTGGCTACGATGTGGAAGACTTCAGGGCCATCGACCCGCTCTTTGGAACCATGCAGGACTTTGACGAACTCCTGGCTGAATTGCATGacaaag GCTTGAAACTGATCATGGATTTCATTCCCAATCACACCAGTGACCGGCACCGCTGGTTCAACCTGAGCCGCGCCGGAGACGAGCACTACAGGGACTACTATGTCTGGACCGACTGCAACGAAACTGAACCAAGGCCTAATAACTGG gTGAGTGTGTTTGGGAACTCGTCGTGGACCTATGATGAAGTTAGAGGAAAGTGCTACCTGCACCAGTTCCTCAAAGAGCAACCAGACCTCAACTTCAGAAACCCACATGTCCGCAAAGAGATGATG GACATCATTCGTTTCTGGCTGGGAAAGGGAGTGGATGGGTTCCGCATGGATGCAGTGAAGCACCTCCTTGAGGCTGTGCATTTGAGGGACGAACCACAGGTCGATCCAAGCAAGCCCCCA GAGTCTATAACTTCGGAGTGGGACCTGCACCACGACTACACCACCAGTCAGCTGGGGTTGCATGACCTGCTGAGGGAATGGAGGGCAGAGATGGACATCTACAGCCGCGAGCCTGGCAGATACAG GTTCATGGTGACAGAATCATATGATTACCACGAGGTGGACAAGACCATGATGTACTACAGCACCCCACTGGTTAAAGAGAGTGACTTCCCCTTTAACTTTTACCTGCTAGACCTGCCCCAGAATACCAGCGGCTTGTGGGTTCAACAGCTGGTCCACCTCTGGATGGCCAACATGCCCAAGGGACAATGGCCCAACTGGGTG GTAGGGAACCATGACAAGCCTCGAATTGCCTCCAGTGCTGGTCAGAATTACGTGCGTGTCatcaacatgctgctgctgacacTTCCGGGCACGGCCACCACCTACTACGGCGAGGAGATCGGCATGGAGAACATCAATGTTACACAGAGTCAGATACAGGACCCTGCTGGCAAATACAATGCA AGTGCCAGTCGGGACCCCCAGCGGTCTCCAATGCAGTGGAGTGGTGAAGTGAATGCGGGCTTCAACAACAAAACCAACATCACCTGGTTGCCTGTACACCCTGACTACAGCACTGTCAATGTGGAG GCCCAGAAGAAAGATGAAGGTTCTGTTCTGGCCCAGTACCGTTTCCTGAACACTCTGCGTCAGTCAGAGCTCCCGCTTCACCGTGGCTGGTTCTGCTACGTTCACGCCGACACCAACGTCTTCTCCTTCCTCCGAGAGCTGGGCGGGCTTAACCGGGCTTTCCTCATAGTCCTCAACTTTGGCAAAGAAACTGCTGTCACAGATCTCTCCTCCGTTAGCGAGTTACCAGACCAGTTGATGGTGCTGATGAGCACCGACCGGGTGAACGATGGGAAGGTGGTGCATAAGTCTCGCATccagacagcagcaggagaagGTTTAGTGATCCAGTACTCCACCCACATCCGGTTTAATCCCAACCACCCCACGCAGTGCTATGTCTCTGAGAAGGCCTGCTATCTGGGGGCCTTGGACATACTTTATAAATGCTAG